The following proteins come from a genomic window of Gossypium raimondii isolate GPD5lz chromosome 5, ASM2569854v1, whole genome shotgun sequence:
- the LOC105769822 gene encoding trihelix transcription factor DF1, which produces MLGGGGDTTASVLGSGGGGTDGNVTTTAGGGGAVTMGRSGGARDGGSSEGGGVAANNMFGSNGNNNNNSGDEDRVRVDEGDRCFGGNRWPRQETLALLKIRSDMDVTFRDASVKGPLWEEVSRKLAELGYHRSAKKCKEKFENVFKYHKRTKDVRTGKSDGKTYRFSNQLLALETHPSFQSPPATAAVAAPTSPPQAQPQATMPAPSLPNVTVPSAAALPSLPQNIVPTNINPTPTLPSFPNVSADQMSNSTSSSTSSDLELEGRRKKKRKWKGFFERLMREVVHEQEEMQKKFLEALEKREQERMAREEAWRMQEMARINRERELLAKERSVAAAKDAALMSLLQKLSEQKNPGQPQSNPLQQPQPPVSVVAAAATPAAALSVPAPQPPPPLVPQQPMLNLEVASKSDNGDHSCTPSSSRWPKVEVQALIELRTRLDAKYHDNGPKGPLWEEISAAMKKLGYNRNAKRCKEKWENINKYFKKVKDNHKKRPEDSKTCPYFHQLDALYREKNKHDSSSTQFKPQNSVPLMVRPEQQWPPLPPSDPDHQHRRDPEDLESYQNHQDEDGNDEYEDEDEDERGEYEIVASKPVSMGTCE; this is translated from the exons ATGCTGGGTGGTGGTGGTGACACAACTGCTAGTGTTCTTGGAAGCGGCGGCGGTGGCACTGATGGGAACGTTACTACTACTGCTGGTGGTGGTGGTGCCGTTACCATGGGTAGAAGCGGCGGAGCTCGTGATGGAGGAAGCAGTGAAGGCGGTGGTGTAGCAGCCAACAACATGTTTGGTTCCAACGggaataataataacaattcgGGTGATGAGGATAGAGTTAGGGTTGATGAAGGTGACCGTTGTTTCGGGGGCAACCGATGGCCGAGGCAAGAGACTTTGGCACTCTTGAAGATAAGGTCCGATATGGATGTTACTTTCCGTGACGCTAGCGTGAAAGGTCCATTGTGGGAAGAGGTTTCCAG GAAACTAGCAGAGCTTGGGTATCATCGAAGTGCTAAGAAATGCAAGGAGAAATTCGAGAACGTTTTCAAGTATCACAAGAGAACCAAAGATGTCCGAACGGGTAAATCAGATGGCAAGACTTATCGTTTCTCCAATCAACTACTAGCCCTCGAAACTCATCCTTCCTTTCAGTCCCCCCCAGCAACCGCAGCCGTGGCGGCGCCCACATCACCGCCGCAAGCTCAGCCTCAGGCGACAATGCCAGCTCCGAGTCTCCCTAATGTTACTGTTCCATCAGCAGCAGCCCTCCCCAGTTTGCCTCAAAACATTGTACCAACAAATATAAACCCTACACCCACACTCCCTTCTTTTCCTAATGTTTCGGCAGATCAAATGTCGAATTCGACATCCTCATCGACCTCATCGGATTTGGAACTGGAAGGTCGGAGGAAGAAGAAACGGAAATGGAAGGGTTTCTTCGAGAGGCTGATGAGGGAGGTGGTTCATGAGCAGGAGGAGATGCAGAAGAAATTCTTGGAAGCATTGGAGAAACGTGAGCAAGAAAGAATGGCCCGTGAAGAAGCTTGGAGGATGCAAGAAATGGCAAGAATAAATAGAGAGCGTGAATTATTAGCCAAAGAAAGATCAGTAGCAGCTGCCAAGGATGCTGCACTAATGTCGTTGCTGCAAAAATTATCTGAACAGAAAAATCCAGGACAGCCGCAAAGTAATCCACTGCAGCAACCACAACCGCCTGTGTCAGTAGTGGCGGCAGCAGCGACGCCAGCAGCAGCATTGTCGGTGCCTGCTCCGCAGCCGCCTCCACCACTAGTACCGCAGCAACCAATGCTGAATTTAGAGGTGGCGTCAAAGTCGGATAATGGCGACCATAGTTGCACACCAAGCTCTTCAAGATGGCCTAAAGTTGAGGTTCAAGCATTGATTGAGCTGAGGACTAGGCTTGACGCTAAATACCATGATAATGGTCCTAAAGGACCATTGTGGGAGGAGATATCAGCTGCAATGAAAAAGCTTGGTTACAATCGCAATGCTAAAAGATGCAAAGAGAAATGGGAGAACATAAACAAGTACTTCAAGAAGGTAAAAGATAACCACAAGAAAAGGCCCGAGGATTCCAAAACATGTCCCTACTTTCACCAACTTGATGCTTTATATAGAGAAAAGAACAAACATGACAGCTCCTCCACTCAATTCAAACCCCAGAACTCAGTCCCATTAATGGTACGCCCAGAGCAGCAATGGCCCCCTCTTCCTCCTTCCGATCCCGACCATCAACACCGCCGCGACCCCGAAGACTTAGAAAGCTATCAAAATCATCAGGACGAAGACGGCAATGACGAgtatgaagatgaagatgaagatgaaaggGGTGAGTATGAAATTGTAGCCAGCAAACCAGTGTCAATGGGCACATGTGAGTGA